The following are from one region of the Sorghum bicolor cultivar BTx623 chromosome 2, Sorghum_bicolor_NCBIv3, whole genome shotgun sequence genome:
- the LOC8060267 gene encoding putrescine hydroxycinnamoyltransferase 1 — protein sequence MKVEVVETTLVPPSEATPRHALWLSNLDLAVPKTHTPLVYYYPRPPDPDPEPDADAPAGEGSFFDPARLREALASALVAFYPLAGRLVVGQGGRIEIDCTGEGALFVVARADFTGDDMFRDFEPSPEARRLLVPFAESGDPPCVLAMVQVTFLKCGGVAVGTGMHHVTMDGAGAIQFIRAWTALARGESPTWAPSHDRTLLRARSPPHVPFEHPVYSPAYLNGSPRPFVTRVYTVPPKLLAGIRSRCAPGASTYCAVTAHLWRAMCVARALPADGETRLRVPANVRQRLRPPLPATYFGNAIVRDLVTVKVGDVLSQPLGFVADRIKRAVSRVDDALVRSVVDYLELEAEKGNQAARGQFMPESDLWVVSWLGMPIHDADFGWGRPGFVAPAQMFGSGTAYVTQGYDKDDPINVLFALEPEYLQTFEKAFYGE from the exons atgaaggtggaggtgGTGGAGACGACGCTGGTGCCGCCGAGCGAGGCGACGCCGCGGCACGCGCTGTGGCTGTCCAACCTGGACCTGGCGGTGCCCAAGACCCACACGCCGCTCGTCTACTACTACCCGAGGCCGCCCGACCCCGACCCCGAGCCCGACGCCGACGCGCCCGCCGGGGAGGGGTCGTTCTTCGACCCGGCGCGCCTGCGGGAGGCGCTCGCCAGCGCGCTGGTGGCGTTCTACCCGCTGGCGGGGCGGCTCGTGGTCGGCCAGGGCGGGCGGATCGAGATCGACTGCACCGGCGAGGGCGCGCTGTTCGTCGTCGCGCGCGCCGACTTCACCGGGGACGACATGTTCAGGGACTTCGAGCCGTCCCCCGAGGCGCGCCGCCTGCTCGTGCCCTTCGCCGAATCCGGCGACCCGCCCTGCGTGCTCGCCATGGTCCAG GTGACCTTCCTCAAGTGCGGCGGCGTGGCCGTGGGCACGGGCATGCACCACGTCACGATGGACGGCGCGGGCGCGATCCAGTTCATCCGGGCGTGGACGGCGCTGGCGCGCGGGGAGTCCCCCACGTGGGCGCCGTCCCACGACCGGACGCTCCTCCGCGCGCGCTCCCCGCCGCACGTGCCCTTCGAGCACCCGGTCTACTCGCCGGCCTACCTCAACGGGTCCCCGCGTCCCTTCGTGACGCGCGTCTACACCGTCCCGCCCAAGCTCCTGGCGGGCATCCGGTCGCGGTGCGCGCCGGGGGCGTCCACGTACTGCGCGGTGACCGCGCACCTGTGGCGCGCCATGTGCGTGGCGCGTGCGCTCCCCGCCGACGGCGAGACGCGGCTCCGCGTGCCCGCCAACGTCCGGCAGCGGCTCCGGCCGCCGCTCCCGGCCACCTACTTCGGCAACGCCATCGTGCGGGACCTGGTGACCGTGAAGGTGGGCGACGTGCTGTCGCAGCCGCTCGGGTTCGTGGCGGACCGGATCAAGCGCGCCGTGTCCCGCGTCGACGACGCCTTGGTGCGCTCCGTCGTCGACTACCTGGAGCTGGAGGCCGAGAAGGGCAACCAGGCGGCGCGCGGGCAGTTCATGCCGGAGTCCGACCTCTGGGTCGTCAGCTGGCTCGGCATGCCCATCCACGACGCCGACTTCGGCTGGGGCCGCCCCGGGTTCGTGGCGCCCGCGCAGATGTTCGGCAGCGGCACGGCCTATGTGACGCAGGGCTACGACAAGGACGACCCCATCAACGTCCTCTTCGCGCTCGAGCCTGAGTACCTGCAGACCTTCGAGAAGGCATTCTACGGGGAGTGA